The nucleotide sequence GCCCTGCGTCGGCGGGGGCAGCACCGCCCTGGCGTCGTCTGGCGAGGTGTCTCCCACCGCTCGGGCCAGGCCGAAGTCGGTGACGCAGACGCGGCCGTCGCGCCCCACCAGCACGTTGGCGGGCTTGAAGTCGCGGTGCACCAGTCCCGCCGCGTGCGCGGCCACCAGCCCCCGGCCCGCGGCCAGGTACGTGTCCAGCACCTCGCGCCAGGAGCGTGGCTTCGCCTCCGTCCAGTCGCGCAGCGTGCCCCCGTCGACCAGCTCCATGGCCACGTACACCTGGCCATCCCAGGGGCCCGCCTCGAAGACGGGGATGACGTTGGGATGGGAGATGCGGGCCATGGCCTGCGCCTCGCGCAGCAGTCGCGCGCGCGCCTCCTCCAGGTCCGCGCCCTTTCCCAGCACCCGCAGGAGCTTGAGCGCGACCTTGCGGTCCAGGTCCGGGTCATAGGCCGCGTACACCACGCCCATGCCGCCCTGCCCCAGCACCTTCAGCGGGAGGAAGCGACCCACCCGCTCGGTTCCCGCACGCGGGAGCCCGCCCGGCTGGCCCGGAGAGGGCGTCGGGGCCGTGTTCGGGCCGGTGCGTGGTGGCGAGGGCGCGGCGGCGTCCGACAGCGAGTGGGTCTGCGTGGGCTCTGGTGGCGGGCCGAGCGCGGAGCCCGAATCATCCCTGTCCTGCATGGTTCCAGTGTAGTCGCTTGTGTCGGGTGGGACCCATCCAGGGCCCCCCGGGGTATCGACTTTTTTCGGGCAACGATCAAAGTCTCGGGCAGATAATGCCCCTGGCGCACCGCGGCGCCCTTCCCCCGGAGGCGGCCATTCGCATGAAGCTCCCCCCCAGCCTGACTCTCCCGGCGACTTCCTTCCGAGTCCGCTCCTTCGAGAGGACCTCCCCTTCCCCCGAGGGCGCGACGCGGCCCGAGGCTCCGGCTCGAAGCCGGGGCCCCTCGGCGTATTACCGGGACAGCTTCCAGGACGCCGCCTCCGTGCGCTCGGGCCTTCCCGCGCTGAGTGTGCCTCCGGCGCGACTGGCCGTCTCACCCCGCTCCCAGCCCGTCAACGAGGCCGCCGAGGCCCAGGCCCGGCAGCAATGGCAGGGTGACGACTCGGCCGTCGCGCAGAAGACGGACACCGACTGTGGCGAAGCGAGCCTCACGCAGTTGAACAAGGCGAAGGGTACGGCGCCCGCGTCGGACGACCAGAAGCGCGAGGAGGTGCGCTCCACGACGGCCGCCGCCACGAAGGCCGTGCAGGACCGGTTCGACGTGAATCTGGCGGATGGCAGCCGCCCCGAGGAGATGGGCGCCACGCTGGGCTCCATGGGCATCGCCGTCACCCGGAGCATGGCGAACTATGACCCGACGGCCATCAGCGACGCGCTGAAGTCGGGCCAGTTCGGCATGGCCATGGTGGACTCCAACGCGCTCGCCAACGCCGCGCTTCCGCCCGACCAGCAGAAGCAGGGGACCGGGGCGCTGCACTGGGTGACCATCGACGGGTACAACAAGGGGGAGCTGGCCCATGACCCCATGGACGACAAGCTGCGGGTGAAGGACCCGGCCAACGGCAGCACGTACTGGGTGGGGGCTCGGGACCTCCTGAAGGCCATGGACACGGCCCGCATCCAGCACAAGAACACCGGCGGCATGATGCTGCTCGAGAACCGGCCGGACGCGACCACGCCCGAGGCGCGAGAGGCCCTCGCCCGAAGCAACGTGGGGCAGACGGAGAGCCTCGGCAAGGGCAACGGCATTGGCAGCAAGCGCCTCAGCGCGAGCGAGTCCAGCTAGGGCGCGCTCGTGGAGCGGGTGGTCACCGCGGTGACCGGGTGGTAACCGCGGTGACCAGGGCCAGGACGTCCCGGCGGTGAAGGCGACCGCCGGTTCCCCTCGGAAGGACGTGGCCCGGCGCGAAGGTGGGACATGGCACGACCCCTGCTCTACCGGAGCGGGTCGCCTTCCCCCGAGGAATCCCGCCATGAGCCTGCCCCCGGTCTCCCGTCCCTCCGTCCCCGCCCAGTCCTCCGCGCGCACCTCCAGCTTCGAGCCGAGCCCCGTTCGCGCCCGCGGCGCGTTCGACGTGCAGGGCCCGAAGCAGGAGCCGGGCGCGGCCCTGCGGCGGATGCTCGCGACCGATGGCTTCGACTCGCCGATGGCCGCGCAGAAGACGGGCCAGCTGGATGAGGTGGAGCGGATGCTCGCGCGGGTGGCGCAGGTGCTGGCCCGCTCCCTCAGTCTGCTGGGGGGTGACGTCGGTGGCCAGGGCGCTCCGGGTGTCCCGCCGGCTGGTGGCTCGGCGCCGTCGGGTGCCGGCGCTCCGGCTCCGCAGAGCGCTCCGGTCGCCGAGGCGAAGGCCGTCGACGCGCCCGGCGCTCCGTCGAAAGGCGGCAACACCATGACCTTCAACAACGACGGCACGAAGCCGATGACCATCCAGTTCACGCCCAACGCCGGAGACAAGGCGGTGGACTCGGTGACCCTGGCGCCGGGCGAGTCGCGGAAGGTCGAGTTCCCCCAGGGCTGGTCCGGCAACTTCCGCAGCACGTCCGGCGACGGCGCGGCGGCGACGCTCGGCGAGGTGAAGTTCAACGGCGGCCACAACCAGACCTACTACGACGTGAGCTACATCGAGGGCCACAACGCCAGCATGACCATCCAGCCCGAGAGCGGTGGCCGGAAGTCCGGCACGCTGGACAACCTCGTGGCGTCCGCCCCGGACTCCATCAAGGCGAAGGATGCGAACGGCTCCGCGTACGGCATCAAGAAGACCACCACGTCCAACGTCCAGGACCCGCAGGTGGTGGACTACTTCCGCAAGCAGGTCGGCGCGGACCAGGGCTACGTCATCCCCACCGACGACGCGAGCACGCTGGGCACGAGCGACACCCACCTCAACGTCCACCTGAAGAACGTGGTCTGAGGTCGATGAAAGCAGGCCCGCTCAACGCGGCGCGGGCCGCAGTCCATCCAGCAGGATGGTGAGGTAGCGGTCGGCGTAGACCTTCGGGTTTCCGCCGATGCGCACGGAGTGCTCCAGGCCGCACATCAGCCTCCGGATGTCGTCGGCCTGGACCTCCGCCCTCACGACGCCAGACCGGTGGGCGCGGGCCAGCAACCGCTCGGTCGCCGCCAGGAACCCGGCCTTCAGTTGCGTCGTCTGGGGGTGGGCATCCCGGGCCGCATTGAGGACCTCCGCGAGGCCGATGTCGGCCAGCATCAGGTCCAGGAGCGCGCGCAGGAAGCGCTGGAGGCCGGCTCGCGGCTCGTCGGACGCCTCGGCCTCGCGCGCGGTGTCGAGCAGCGCCTGGAGGTGCTCGTTCACGAGCGCCTCCAGCAGGTCCTGCCGGGTGGGAAAGTGGCGGTACACCGTGCCCACGCCCACGCCCGCCGCGCGAGCAAGCTGGTTCATCTGCAGGGATGAGTCGCCGCGAGCAAGGAGCTTGCGGGCCACCGCCAGCACGCGCTCGCGGTTGCGCGCGGCATCCGCGCGCAACGCACCGTCCTCTGCCGGGGCCTCCCGTTTCTTCATAGGCCCAATCTAACAAGCCGGACACGCCATCCGAACGGATTGCTTATCCGCTTCTTCCTTCTTACATCCAGCAATCGGATACGTCATCCGTTTTCGGGCCACCGCGCTCAGGGCTGTTCCCTGTCCGGCGGCAGGCCCAGGGAGGAGTCGTCATGAAGACCGCAGGACAGGAGCGGACCGCGCTCATCACAGGTGCGAGCTCGGGAATCGGGCTCGAGCTGACGCGCAAGCTGCTCTCCGAAGGCTGGCAGGTCATCGCGCTGAACCGCTCGGGCTTCGCCCAGGACGACGTGCGCATCGAAGACGCCCTGAGCCGGAAGCAGCTCCGGGTCTACACCGCGGACCTGGCCGACTTCGACAGCCTGAGACAAGCCCTGGCTCGGCTCAAGGCGGCGGAAGAGAAGGTGGACCTGCTGTTCAACAACGCGGGCGGCAGCTTCCCGACGCTCACCTTCTCCAAGCAGGGACGTGAGCTGCACTTCGAGCTGCAGACCGTCGTCCCCTACATCCTCCTGATGGAGCTGACGGAGCTGCTGAAGCGGGGGAACCTGAAGACCGTCATCAACACCTCGTCCAACGCCTTCAAGTTCGTCAAGCGCTGGGACCCGGACACGCTGGAGCG is from Pyxidicoccus trucidator and encodes:
- a CDS encoding SDR family NAD(P)-dependent oxidoreductase, with protein sequence MKTAGQERTALITGASSGIGLELTRKLLSEGWQVIALNRSGFAQDDVRIEDALSRKQLRVYTADLADFDSLRQALARLKAAEEKVDLLFNNAGGSFPTLTFSKQGRELHFELQTVVPYILLMELTELLKRGNLKTVINTSSNAFKFVKRWDPDTLERPATFKKLFGPYATTKLALSLWTQELGPRVASEGIKVLSVDPGGNNTLRRGKDSGLPLPVELVMKLFFPHPSRGASLLYDAAVGARGGPSGAYVTNGAPKELPFTEHGPRVLEKVSDIYAREFAAPHSA
- a CDS encoding thaumatin family protein; the encoded protein is MSLPPVSRPSVPAQSSARTSSFEPSPVRARGAFDVQGPKQEPGAALRRMLATDGFDSPMAAQKTGQLDEVERMLARVAQVLARSLSLLGGDVGGQGAPGVPPAGGSAPSGAGAPAPQSAPVAEAKAVDAPGAPSKGGNTMTFNNDGTKPMTIQFTPNAGDKAVDSVTLAPGESRKVEFPQGWSGNFRSTSGDGAAATLGEVKFNGGHNQTYYDVSYIEGHNASMTIQPESGGRKSGTLDNLVASAPDSIKAKDANGSAYGIKKTTTSNVQDPQVVDYFRKQVGADQGYVIPTDDASTLGTSDTHLNVHLKNVV
- a CDS encoding TetR/AcrR family transcriptional regulator; protein product: MKKREAPAEDGALRADAARNRERVLAVARKLLARGDSSLQMNQLARAAGVGVGTVYRHFPTRQDLLEALVNEHLQALLDTAREAEASDEPRAGLQRFLRALLDLMLADIGLAEVLNAARDAHPQTTQLKAGFLAATERLLARAHRSGVVRAEVQADDIRRLMCGLEHSVRIGGNPKVYADRYLTILLDGLRPAPR